Genomic DNA from Pempheris klunzingeri isolate RE-2024b chromosome 22, fPemKlu1.hap1, whole genome shotgun sequence:
GGCCTGCTGTTCATCttgctgtgttcagtgtttGCAGGGTTGTGCCTATTCTCAGTCTATAAAAACTGCGATCCGTGGACCGCTGGACTGGTTTCTGCCCCTGATCAGGTGCGATGGAGGCATAGCTGAGAGTTAGGATGAACAGTGTgttgtcaaaacacacacatgtgcagcagTACACATGACGAAAGAAAGTAACTGAGTTTGTGCTTGTGctcttttgtgtgcatgtgtgtgtgagagaccaAGATGGTTCAACAGAGACAAGCACATTGACTGAAGCTCCTGATCTCACATGTTAATGCAGTGTCACCCTCCTCTGTAGTTGATGCCATATTTGGTGATGGACATCTTGGGAGACTACCCCGGCCTCCCTGGACTGTTTGTGGCAGCTGCATATAGCGGCTCTCTAAGGTTAAGACATTATTTAACATTGCAGTTACTTGAACTCAAACACTGAGAAAGCTTTGTGTGTTGTTTACCACCTTTTTCTAGCAGTTATTGTAGAACATGTATAGGCTGTGTAAGCTTTACCACATCTGCTTTAATTTCTTCACATATAACTTCTTTGATCAGATCGTGTTCATTACAATGAGGTGGGACTAACATGAAAAAGGTGTTTGTACGATGGTTCTTCTTTGACTAaactgtgtgtgattttagtgTCATTTCCACCCCAGCACAGTGTCTTCCAGCATCAATGCACTGGCTACGGTGACAGTGGAGGATCTGATCAGACCGTACACTAACATGTCTGAGAAACACCTGTCCTGGACCTCTAAAGGACTCAGTGAGTGGACCGTCCTCATGTGCACTTTTTCACCTGTGCACCTGAGTCCAGGCACCATTAGGTGGTAATTAAGGATGAGAACCTCAAAGTCTTCTCCGCTGTTGGTTGCAGGTCTCGTATATGGGGTTTTATGTATTGGAATGGCTGGACTGGCTTCGCTCATGGGAGGGATCTTGCAGGTAGAGTGAAGCTCCACAGCATCTGATTAAACAAAACCTAAAATATCGGGTGTATATGATCGCTAAATATAAGTTTGGtaaataacaacagcaacaataatgataataataagagATCGTAAAGGTTTGTGACTCTGAAGGCTCGGCCTCCTCTGGTTTTCAGCCTTGACCAAGGAATTTTGTAACATGCTTTAAAAGTAATCATTACAATTTCAAAATCAATTCTTAAACATGCAGGTAACCAGTGTAGAGCTGATACAATAGCTGTCATGAGGGATCCTCTATTGGCTGCAGGATTATCAACACGTTAGGAAAGGTTGTATTGAGTGAAACAGAAAGAACTCAAGCTTGAATGACTGACTTTACCTGCTGATCAAAGTTAAGTCGCAGGCTTTAGTAGGAGGTTTATGATTTATTATACGGATGAActcttgattgattgatatgttCTTCTTTAAACAGGCAGTCATCAGTATATTTGGGGTCATTGGAGGTCCTTTACTGGGCCTTTTTACACTGGGTATCCTCTGTCCATTTGCCAACTCCTCAGTAAGTCTGtcctcatttttgttttgttgttgctgtgattCACATGCTAATATTAACAAAGGACATTAGTCCAGCATAGTGAATGAATTTAACTCCTGGGAgaataaataactttattatttatccTATAAAAAGCCTCAAAAATACTGGCTAACGTTTGTGTGAAGTCACCAGGTCTGAAATATCTTTTCTCCTTTAGATTAGCAGCACAACTCCCCAATTTATACATTACCACCCCTTATAAATGCCCTTAACCTTGTGTCACATGGTTTGAGCGTGTGAGCATTTGGGCCATCCTGCTGAACAAAACTGACACATGgagatgtgtgtgcgtgctcggACAGATGGTTTTGTAAGTTCAGTGTGGTAATGTTTTGCACACTGCAAGATAGACACGTGGGACCTCTAGGGTTTCCTCTGGCTTGCTTATCATTGGCTGGGTACGGACGGGTGACAAATCAAAGGAAAAACCCAAATAAATGAACATAGAAACATAATGAATGCAGGTAATTCCACACAAGTTTGATGAGAATgaaaattatttgaattattctaCAGTCCTTTAGAAGAAAGGCTTCATACTGACAGGACTCAGTATGTCAAACGTTCACGTGGGCTCGCTGCTTGCAGCTCTAATCAGTGATTAAAATGTGTTCTAGGGAGCTCTGTCAGGTCTTCTGTCAGGGTtggttgtgtctctgtgggtgtgCGTAGGAGCTCTGGTATACCCCCCTCCTCCTGAGATGACCCGACCTCTGCCACTGACCACTGAGGGCTGTAACTTCACCACCGACAGCCTCAACTGGACCTCCACTGCTCTGCCAACACAGCTAAGCTTCATCCCCACAGCCCCGATACACAACACTGATGGAAAGTGAGTGTGTAACTGGCAGAACGTTGTAATATGAAGTCAGTAAGATGATGTATGTTAATATTGAGTTCAtggaaaacaagtgaaaaaactGTGTCCATGTAGTAACGCAGAGTAAATTAGCTTTAAGCAGCCCTGAATAAACCGGCCTTGTTTGTCTGAATCTCTGCTGGAAAGTCCGATCGTGAGGAAGAATTTAAAAATGGTGATGTAACAGTTCCTTTATGTAACATGTACTATTTTCTCCCACCTGCAGCAGGCCTCTGTTGGCAGATACCTGGTACTCTCTGTCCTACCTTTACTTCAGTCCTATTGGAACCATAATAACTATCAGTGTGGGACTGTTAGTCAGCCTCTTCACAGGTAAATAACATATGTTCTCTTACATAAATGACATAATTGTGACTAGAACACTATGTTTGCTGTGAGCTTCACAGttcttgatgtgttttttttttttgtcttctgaaTGTACATTTCAGGGAGCTTGAAGCTGAAGGTGGAATCAAGGCTTACATTAATGAAAGAAGACCCAACTCTCTATCACCTGTTCAAGTGTTTCAAAGACAGAGTAAGTGCTGCAGCAAGGAAACAGTGTCAAATGCTACTGACTAACAGCTGCTGACTGTGTGGTTTGTGCTCTTCTGTTTTGAGGTCATGAGAAGAACAGGAAAGCTCGACTTGACGAAGGGCAGAGAGAAGAAATTTGGCAACACTAATCCTGCTTTCTGCAACATTGAGTTGGATCcaacaaaaagcagcatttcCACATGAAATGCAACTAATGTTTGTGATATAATTTCTGGATTAAATCAGTTTTTTCTACTGTCTAATGAAGGACGGAATTCGTTTGACTCTCTGTAATTAgttataatgtaaaatatcacTGCTTTTGGGGTAATTGTTACCTGAGCGTGCAGAGGACTTTATTATCACTCCTGATTCCCAGCCTGCACCCTGGCCTGTTAACCACCAGCCGACTGGCCTCCAGCCTGCATGTCACTGCCCCTCAGAGTGGCCCAGCCTAAGACATCGACGCCCTGCCTCATGCCCCCATTCTTCAGCTATCAGACCACGTGCCCCttccacccccacctcctcacCTACAGTACAACTCATTTATTCACCAGCCACTATTCTGTGCACCTCAAACCTGTTCCCTGGGCTTTGACCACTCTGAGGGTAAAACAGCAAATCTGACACCTGCGgtcatttatgtgtgtattacTTCTCCCTGTCTGCCACAGATCCTTCAAACTGGACTTGTCATTTCTGCAGCAGTTCTTACTTTAAACCAAGATACACTGATTTCAGCCCACATCCAtctgtcacatttcacattaaattCCTCCATGAGGGCAGTTAAAGCCTCCTGCGTGATTGTTTCTGTCCCTCTTTAGTTACTGATATGGATTTCTGGGGTGGAATTACTTCAATAGGCACTGTCTGTACCCCTTCCTGCACATTAGTGAGTAAATATATACAATAACGTACTAAAGTATGTACTCAAAAGACAGCATTACTTAAAAATCCAACTATGTTAAGATACTGGGCACCAGGATGTCATGGGACTCTGGTGGCTGGCTCCTCTGTGGTAGGAGACTCTCTGGTGTTTTTCTCGTGCTGGTGGTGTCTCCTGGTATTGGGGTCTACTACAGCTGAGTGAACGGGGGCCTGGGAAGCTCTAGGGACTTCCTGACAGGGAGCCACAGTCTGacagctctgtctgtctatcgGCTACATGTCAGCTAATGTAGTGCTGGTCAACCCAGCCGAGGTAAGATTACTGCTGGAGTCCAGATCCAAAAATATCACTTGCCTCAAGGTCATTTTGTCTCTGATCCAGCCTGTGTGTTGGTGAAACAAGAGAAACCTTTAGCAATGTGGTGACATGTTGTTCACCTGCCTGGCTGGCACGAAGAGCTTTTAAGAGATAACATACAGTTTGTGTTCTCCTACTGCTTTGTAATGAGCTTCAACATATTTTGATCTGCTCTTTTGTGCTCTGTATTTGAGATATTAATGAAAGAGGACAACTCTCTTACCTATTCAACCTCAAGACAAGTGTAGCAGCAGTGAAACAGTATGAAAAGCTATAAATTGTTCATAACTGCTGATAGCTGCTTTATGCTTCTCCCCCTTCAGGTTATGAAGAGAAAACCTCGACCTTAGAGAACTGCAGCCGCACACTTTTGGTTTGCTGTGTTATTTCTAACATGTTTGTCAGTTCTTGACTCAATCTCACACAAGCAATGGCAGAAAATgagctattaaaaaaaatgctgctgtggTTTCATAACATTTATTACAACAGAGGATATGACAGTTTTGAAATATCACTAGTTTCCTCTCTTATAGTGCATTGATACATAGTCATGTACATTCACTCTCAATCAAGAAATGTGACCATGTATTTACAAATATATACACTGAAATACTTTGGACAACATGATTCGCTCAGTCTGATCCCAGCAGTTTATCACAGACCACTGGCAGGTCTGCAACTGTATAAAGATCAAAATCTACAATAAATTAACTAATGATAATCTGCCAGCGGGTCTACATGTTACGGTCCAGAGTAACAACTGTTCAAGGGGCGAACAAATGATATCAACATATATACAGGATTTGTTAATTAAAACACTGGCCTTTGAGGTGCAGCACGagtataaaaatacaaagcacATTTTGTAACAGTGCCATTATCGTCGCTTTCTGGCACTTCTGACCAATGGATCTTGAAtctttgctgtgtttctctCATTCATAAAAAGGTGCAGATGTGTAAGTAACAGGCTTCATATGATACACTAAGTATtgacacactgactgtactTTCCTCACAGAAGGCTAATTTGGTGGTGCTGTCTATGAGTGTAATCATTTCTCTGGTTCATAATACCTCTTCTTCATGGCTCGATATTTCCTGAGGAAATAGAGAGCCTCCAGCTCCTTGATGACAAAGTCGCCACGGGCCACCAGCTGTTTAATCTTTTCGGGGTCTGTCACGTCTTTATTCTTCATGAAAGCGGACTTCAGGCGCTCTCGGAAGTAGGCTGACCCCTTTGGGTATTCACGGCCGAGGTACAGCAGCTTTGGGAGGAcgagaaacacatttaaaaccacttgtaaatgaataaatgtttgtgaCTAACTGCTTCACTTACGTTTTTGTACAGCCTCATGACCTGACCCCTTAAATGGTTGGCCATGTCAGAAACGAGCTGGACCTTCACGCTACTGAAacgagaagaaaatgaaagagaaactgTCCGTAAGTAATAAATAAGACAATTGGCAAGAGCCCAAAAGATAGAAGAGTTACGACAACTAATGGATCATCTGTGGGCTTAGCTAGCTACAGCTGGCTAGCTAGTTAGCCTCTTATTTAGCAtttaacacacactgcatttaTCACACACTCTACCAAAAAACATATTAGCCTACATTCACGTATACACGTGTTATTTTGTTGGGTGGACTTACTCAAGCAGTACGATAATGAAGAGACGTCTACTTTTCTTTGTCCTTCTTCGGGCTAACACAGTGTGCAGTAAGTGCACACATTGTCGTATGTCGTTTCGTTGTGTcgcaaataaaaacagaccacCGCGCATGCGTGAGCGTTTCCATGGTGACCCGGACGCTGTAGCGCTTTTTCTTTTTAGCATGgttagttttcatgtttttatttcgAGAAAATTACCCTGTTTAGCCTTCAAAGTGTTCATATTCAACCGGCTTAATTTAATTTGAAGTAAAGTGAATTGTTTTAAAACGTAGACAgtaaggctaaagctaacataGGATAgtaaatacagtacaataccGCGACTAGCTAAACTGCTGCTCCTCATTTTAAAgctctttcttctcttcattttcttaCCTTGTGCCTTCAATTCGTGTTTTAAACCTTCTTTAACTgtttctgccatgttttctcCTGTGAATGATAGCCGCCCAAGACAGGAAAGGTATGAGCAAAAGTCAGTCAGCACACTTAGCAGTAGTTTTACATCAGCCTGGTTACCATAGGTAAGTTATGTTATGTAGTTGAAGACATGTGGAGGATAGAGTATACCGTCCTACTAACAAACTGATGGTCACTGTGTGTACCCACCCTTTTCCTCAGTGTAGTTATCCCTGTTAAACcctaatttataaaatattgtgCTGGTTTCAAGTCATCCAAAAAGGGACGTAAGCTGACCAAAGCTCAGAAGgcaaagcagcaggaggaagaggaggagaggaggctgcGAGAGGAAGGTAATCCAGATATTTGTGTCTATAAACCTAAACTGCATTCGACATGATGCATCCAACTCTGCAGAACCTTTCTGATCAACAGTAATCTGCCTAACAATCATTTTTTAACATCTACCAAGCACTGTTTAGGAATAAAGGAGGCCCCTGCAGCTTTAGGATATGTGCTTTTGCTTTATAGAGGAGGCCCGTCTGCAAGCAGAGAAAGAAGAGCAGGACAGattggaaagagagagaaagaagaaggagCTAGAAAGGCTTGAGTTAAAGGTAAGATGTTACTCGTGTTACTGACGCAGTGAATGCT
This window encodes:
- the lyrm5a gene encoding LYR motif-containing protein 5A, which produces MANHLRGQVMRLYKNLLYLGREYPKGSAYFRERLKSAFMKNKDVTDPEKIKQLVARGDFVIKELEALYFLRKYRAMKKRYYEPEK
- the slc5a8 gene encoding sodium-coupled monocarboxylate transporter 1 — protein: MPGDSLAAFVVADYVVFAVLLALSAAVGVYYAWVDRGQRSSGDFLMGGRRMTALPVSLSLTASFMSAITVLSNPAEVYRYGASIGLFGLSYLVAMVFTSEIFLPVFYRLAITSTYEYLELRFNRATRLLGTVLFIVQTILYTGIVIYAPALALNQVTGMDLWGAVVSTGVVCTFYCTMGGLKAVVWTDVIQLGVMLAGFLSVVIRSVDLRGGVLPIISDSQRGGRLNFWDFDTNPLRRHTFWTITIGGAFVWTSIYGINQAQVQRYISCKSITHARLSLYINLVGLLFILLCSVFAGLCLFSVYKNCDPWTAGLVSAPDQLMPYLVMDILGDYPGLPGLFVAAAYSGSLSTVSSSINALATVTVEDLIRPYTNMSEKHLSWTSKGLSLVYGVLCIGMAGLASLMGGILQAVISIFGVIGGPLLGLFTLGILCPFANSSGALSGLLSGLVVSLWVCVGALVYPPPPEMTRPLPLTTEGCNFTTDSLNWTSTALPTQLSFIPTAPIHNTDGKPLLADTWYSLSYLYFSPIGTIITISVGLLVSLFTGSLKLKVESRLTLMKEDPTLYHLFKCFKDRVMRRTGKLDLTKGREKKFGNTNPAFCNIELDPTKSSIST